A stretch of the Filimonas lacunae genome encodes the following:
- a CDS encoding alpha/beta fold hydrolase, with the protein MTYQFSYKNHPLSYTKNGTGPVVVLLHGFGEDSTIWDEQVSYLQQHCQVIVPDIPGSGASAPLHSQPESNIEDYAAAIYALLQHEQVTSCTFLGHSMGGYITLAMAEKYPAIINGFGMVHSTAFADSDEKKANRQRGIEMMEQYGGAAFLKTTIPNLFGADYKAKNTDKINSLIEKSTAFSTLSLQQYYHAMMIRPDRTSVLKNSPVPVLFIMGTEDVAAPFNDVLKQSSLPNSSYIHVLKQVGHMGMWEATATVNSYLLHFIRAVN; encoded by the coding sequence ATGACTTATCAGTTTTCCTATAAAAACCACCCCCTTAGCTATACAAAAAACGGCACCGGCCCTGTGGTGGTGTTATTACATGGCTTTGGAGAAGACAGCACCATATGGGATGAGCAGGTTTCGTATTTACAACAACATTGCCAGGTAATTGTACCAGATATTCCCGGTAGTGGCGCATCTGCTCCGCTGCATTCTCAACCTGAATCGAATATAGAAGATTATGCAGCCGCTATTTATGCGTTACTGCAACACGAACAGGTAACCAGCTGCACCTTTCTGGGGCATAGCATGGGAGGTTATATTACCCTGGCCATGGCTGAAAAATATCCTGCTATTATTAACGGCTTCGGTATGGTGCACAGCACCGCTTTTGCCGATAGTGACGAGAAAAAAGCCAACAGGCAGCGGGGAATTGAAATGATGGAACAATATGGCGGCGCTGCCTTTTTAAAAACCACCATTCCTAACCTGTTTGGAGCTGACTATAAAGCGAAGAACACCGATAAAATAAATAGTCTTATCGAAAAAAGCACAGCTTTTTCTACCCTCAGTTTACAGCAATACTATCATGCCATGATGATAAGGCCCGACAGAACAAGCGTTTTGAAAAACAGCCCTGTTCCGGTATTATTTATCATGGGAACAGAAGATGTGGCTGCTCCTTTCAATGATGTGTTAAAACAGTCATCCCTGCCTAATAGTTCGTATATTCATGTACTGAAACAAGTGGGCCATATGGGAATGTGGGAAGCTACAGCAACTGTAAACAGCTACCTGTTACACTTTATACGGGCGGTGAACTGA
- a CDS encoding Lnb N-terminal periplasmic domain-containing protein — MRHFISFVLALAISTSLAFGQPDSCRLRISVITCAPGAELYSLFGHTALRITDSTRHQDVVFNYGTFDFSDPDFYSKFVRGKLDYFLNPEPFDGFMQFYQEEQRGITEQELNMTCAEKQALLEALKTNLQGSNKYYKYDFLFDNCTSRVRDQVQHNIPGVTMQAPLVPEGTTFRNMIHVYLDNGGQPWSKLGIDLLLGSRMDRPVTVNESMFLPDYLLKGVDSAKKGDKTPLVLQKKQLFSASPDLSPQNKHVPLIVFSVIAVVVLLLSQWKQKAGTTLMLIIDSIGLYVTGLVGVLLLFMWFCTDHVACAANYNLLWALPTNLLAGFFIYKRPTWVRKYFLYLAFLQIAVLVAWIFLPQQLNIAFLPVVIITAWRSFQLTFK; from the coding sequence ATGCGCCACTTTATTTCGTTTGTACTGGCATTGGCTATCAGCACCAGCCTGGCATTTGGCCAACCGGACAGCTGCCGTTTACGCATCAGCGTCATTACCTGCGCCCCCGGCGCCGAACTGTATTCTTTATTCGGGCATACTGCCCTGCGTATTACCGACAGCACCCGGCACCAGGATGTAGTGTTTAACTATGGCACCTTCGACTTTAGTGATCCGGATTTTTATTCCAAGTTTGTAAGAGGTAAGCTGGACTATTTTCTGAACCCGGAGCCTTTTGATGGCTTCATGCAATTTTACCAGGAAGAGCAGCGCGGCATTACCGAGCAGGAATTAAACATGACCTGCGCCGAAAAACAGGCGTTACTGGAAGCCCTGAAAACAAACCTGCAAGGCAGCAACAAGTATTATAAGTATGATTTTTTATTTGACAACTGCACCAGCCGTGTAAGGGACCAGGTACAACATAATATACCGGGCGTTACCATGCAGGCCCCGCTTGTGCCGGAAGGCACCACTTTCCGTAACATGATTCATGTTTACCTGGACAATGGTGGCCAGCCCTGGAGCAAACTGGGTATAGACCTGTTATTGGGCAGCAGGATGGACAGACCTGTTACCGTAAATGAAAGCATGTTTTTACCGGACTACCTGCTGAAAGGAGTAGATAGTGCTAAAAAAGGCGATAAAACACCATTAGTGTTACAGAAAAAGCAATTATTCAGCGCCAGCCCCGATTTATCGCCGCAGAATAAGCATGTACCCCTGATAGTGTTTAGTGTAATAGCTGTAGTAGTGTTGCTATTATCACAATGGAAACAAAAAGCCGGCACTACCCTTATGCTCATTATTGATTCTATTGGGTTATATGTTACCGGACTGGTAGGTGTGCTATTATTGTTTATGTGGTTTTGTACCGACCATGTTGCCTGTGCAGCCAACTATAATCTGCTTTGGGCATTACCCACCAATTTATTAGCAGGCTTTTTTATATACAAACGCCCCACCTGGGTAAGGAAATATTTTTTGTATCTGGCCTTTTTGCAAATAGCTGTTTTAGTAGCCTGGATTTTTTTACCCCAGCAACTTAACATTGCCTTCCTTCCGGTTGTTATCATTACAGCCTGGCGCAGTTTTCAGCTGACTTTTAAATAA